The genome window GCGATGTTGGCGTTGTATCGTCCCGCAGTCAGCGCTTTTCTGCGGGCAGCGCGGTGATACGCAGGGGCAACGCAGTGAGCGCGGCGAACACGGTGGGCTCAGGAAACACGGTGAGATAGGTGTGAAAGAAGGAAGAAGCGTGCGGGAATGGCCGATGAGGTAGCCCAGGCGATCAACCAGGCCAAGGAGGCCGCCGCCGAGGCGGGTTTTGGGGATCCGCAGGCGCTGGGGGAATCGGGGCGCAAGATCTCCCTGTCCTTTGATCTGGTGGGGCTCACGGATGCTCCGGAGATCGCCCAGATTGAGCGCGCCCTGGGGGAGATACCCGGGGTGCGGGCGCGGATCGTGTATCACAGCGCGATGGCGTGGATCACCGCCCCGGAGGGGCTGGTGCCCAATCAGATCGTGGAGGTGTGCGCCCGCTTTGGGGTGCAGGCGGTGCTCACCGATGACGCCCTGCGCCGCCAGAGTCTCTATCGGGCCGAGGACGTCGCTCCCGGGCAGGTTCCGCGTCGATTGCCACGCGGGAAGCACGGGCGGCGTCGCGCCGAGGCCGAGCGCCGCGATCTCGAACGGGCGCGGGCGGCGGGGTTCTTTCACCCGGATTCGGTGTGGCCCACCCCGGAACCGGGAGCCGCGCGGGAGCCCAGGGGCGCGGAAAAGCGCGCCGGTGATGTGCTCTATACCGCGCGCGATCTCATCACCACCCCGCGCCTGATCGTAGCCCTGCTGCTCACTCTGCCGGTGGTGGCGCTCAGTTATATTCCCCAGGCGCAGTTCCCGGGCTGGCAGTGGGCGTGCGCGCTGCTTTCCATTCCCGTGGTGAGTTGGTGCGCCTGGCCCTTTCACCGGGCGCTGGCCGGCGGCGTGCGCCGGGGTGCGGTGGCGCTGGACGGGGCGAGTTCCCTGGCGATCCTCGCGGCCTTCGCGTGGTCGGTGGGCACGCTGCTGTTCACGGAGGCCGGTTCCCTGGGCTGGCGGGGCACCCCGGATGTGTTTGCGCTCACCGCGCAGCGCTTCAACGAGGCGGAGTTGTTCTTTGACGTGGCCTGCGGCACCACGCTGCTGCTGTTGATCGGGCGCAAACTCTCCATTCAGGCGCGTTCCTCGCTGCTCGATGACCTCGCGGCACAGCGCGTGGAGCCGCAGTCCCAGGTGGTGCTGGTGAGCCACAACCGCGCCACGGGTAAGCCGGTGATGGAGGAGGTCTCCGTCAGCGAGATCAATGTGGGCGATGACATTTTGGTGCAGCCCGGCCAGCGGATTCCCGTGGACGGCGTGGTGATCGGCGGCAGCGGCACGGTGCGCCCCGGCGTGGTGGAGACGGTACTGCCCACCTCCAGCGGCCTGGTGCCGGTGGAGGTGGATTCCCCGGTGCGCGCCGGGGCGATCAACGTGGGCCAGCGGATCAAGGTGCGGGTACAGCGCACCGGGCACCGCACCCGCATCGCCGGGGTGGAGCGCTGGATCTCCGGGGTGAACGCCCTGCAAAACACGGCGGTGATGCTCTCCACCCGCTCCGCTCGGCTGTTGATCCCGGCGGCGGTGAGCGTGGCGGTGCTGAGCTTTGCCGGGTGGGTGCTGGGCACGGGCAATCCCGCGCTGGCCTTTGGCACGGCGTTGGCGGTGCTGGCCTGCGTGGCCCCTGCGGCGCTGGCTCTTTCCTCCGCGCTGGCCCTGCGCCTGGGCGTGGAGACGGCCGCCCGGCACGGCATGCTCCTGCGCGAGGGGGCGGTGATGCGCCGCTTGCAGGGGGTGGACACGGTGATCTTCAACCGGGTGGGGGCGCTTTCCCACTCGGACATGACGGTGGAGACCGTCACGGCGGACGTGGGGGAGAACCCCGATCTGGTGCTGCGGGTGGCGGCGGCGCTGTGCCTGGAATCGGAGCACACGGCCTCGCGCGCCATCGTGCATGCCGCCCGCCAGGCCCGCGATCACGATTCCGGCGGGGACATTCCGCACTGGATCGACGTGAATCACGCGCACATCGATGAGGACGGCACCTTTCACGCCCAGATCGACCTCCCGGTGCGCGATGCCCACGGCCAGCACTCCCGTCAGGTCAGCGCCAGCCTGTGGCGGCCGCACAACCTCTCCGAACTTTCCGGCAGGCTTGCCGACGCCGCCTTTAGCGGCGGCACGCCCCTGGTGGTGCGATGGAACGGCCGCGATCGGGGCGTGATCTCCCTGCACGACACCGTGCGCGAGGACGCCGCCGAGGCGGTGGCGCAGTTGGAGTCGATGGGCCTGGAAACCATGATGCTCACCCGCGATGCGTACCCCGTGGGGCGTCGTTTTGCGCGTCGATTAGGCATCTCCCAGGTGCTCGCGGGGATCTCCGCAGGCCGCAAGCCCTACGCCGTGCGCGGGGTACACAACCGGGGCGCGCGGGTGGCGATGGTGGGCGATTCCTCCGTGAGCGAGTGCCTGAAGGTGGCGGACGTCGGCGTGCTTATCGACGCCGAGGCGCAACTGGACAAGGCCAGCCGCTCGGAATCCACGGGGGCCGACGTGGTGCTGCTGCGCCGCGACGTGAGTGCCATCGCCCAGTTGATGGGCCTGGCCCGCAAGGTATGCACGGTGGTGGATCGCAATATCCTCTTCGCCTGGGCCTATAACGCGGTAGCGGTGGTGGCCTCCGTGGCGGGGCTGCTGCACCCGATGGCGGCCACAGTGCTCATGCTCGCGGCGTCGCTGGTCATCGAGGCGCGCTCGAACTCGGTGCGCAAGTATCCGGCCGCGTAGGGCAGAATCGGGGGCATGAGTTCACCCGCACGCCGCTTACTGCACGCCGCCCCGCTTCTCGACGCCGCCGCAGGCCGCACCCCCACCCGCACCCCGGTGTGGTTCATGCGCCAGGCCGGGCGCTCCCTCCCGGAATACCGCAAGGTGCGCGAGGGCATAGCGATGCTGGATTCCTGCTTCATGCCGGAACTCCTCGCGGAGATCACCTTGCAGCCGGTGCGACGGCACGATGTGGACGCTGCCATTCTCTTCTCCGATATTGTGGTGCCGCTCAAGGCCGCCGGGGTGGGGGTGGACATCGTGGCCGGGCGGGGCCCGGTGATGGAGCACCCCGTGCGCAGCCGCGCGGACGTGGAGGCGCTACCGCCCCTGGAGGCCCCGGTGCCGGGGTTGAGCGAGGGAATCGCGGGCGTGCTGGAGGAGTTGCGCGCGGATCAGGTGCTCATTGGCTTTGCCGGAGCCCCCTTTACCCTGGCCAGTTACCTGATCGAGGGCGGCCCCTCCAAGGCCCACCAGCGCACCAAGGCGCTCATGCACACGGAGCCGGAGACCTGGCACCTCCTCATGGATCGCCTGGCCGATACCGTGGTGGCCTTCCTGCGCCAGCAGATCGAGGCGGGCATTGACATGCTCCAACTCTTCGATTCTTGGGCTGGCTACCTCAGCCAGCGGGAATACCGGGAGTTTGTGCTGCCCTATTCCACCCGCATCTTCTCCGAGGTGGCCCAGGCGGGGATTCCCCGGATTCACTTTGGGGTGACCACCGGGGAGTTGCTGGGCGATATGGCCCTGGCCGGGCCGGACGTGATGGGGGTGGACTGGCGCGTGCCCCTGGATACCGCCGCCGAGCGTATCCACGCCGTCGCCGGGCCCAAGGTACTTCAAGGCAACCTCGATCCCGCCATGCTCTTTAACGGCGAGGAGGTACTGCGCGCCGAGGTGCGCCGCGTGAAGGAGGAGGCGCGCCGGGCGGTGGCGGCGGGGCATGCTACCGGACACATCTTCAACCTGGGCCACGGGGTGCTGCCGGATACCCCGGCGGAGGCGATCACCAAGGCCGTGGCCCTGATCCACGAGGAGGCTTAACACTCATGCGCTACGCCATCATCGGGGCCGGTCTGGCCGGACTGACCTGCGCCTACGAGATCACCCGCCAAGATCCCCAGGCCGCCGTGGAGGTCTACGAGGCCGCCGACCGCATCGGCGGCAAACTTCTCACCGTGCCCTTTGAAACCGGCCCGGTGGACATGGGCGCGGAGGCCTTTGTGGCCCGGGACGCTGCCGCCGTGGAGTTCTTTCAGGAACTGGGACTGGGCGAGCACCTGGTGTACCCCTCTGCCCTGCGCTCCCTGCTCTACACGGGTGGCGCGAGCGTGGAATTGCCCCGCGATACCCTCATGGGCATTCCGGCCACCAGCGCCGCCGTGGCGCACCTGGTGGGCGAGGAGACGGCGCGGCGTATCGACGCCGAGGCTACCGCACCCGCCATCGCCTGGGAGCCGGGCGCGGAGGTGAGCGTGGGCGCCCTGGTGCGCGAGCGCTACGGGGACGAGGTGGCCGATCGCTGCGTGTCCGCGCTGCTCGGCGGGGTGTATTCCTGCGCGGCCGATGACCTCGGGCTGCGGGCCACCATTCCGGCCCTGGCCGAGGCGATGGATGATCTGGCGTGCGCGGGAACCCCGGTGACGCTCTCCGGGGCGGTGGCGGCGGTATTGGAGCGCCGCCCCGGCGGCACGCTGGACAAGCCCGTCTTTGCCACCTTTGCGGGCGGCTACGCGGAACTCTACGAGGCCCTGGCACAGCGCTGCGCGGAGCGGGGCGCACAGATTTACGTGGATGCCTTTGTGGCCGGGCTCGGCCGCAGCGGGCCGGGATTCAACCTCAAGGGCGCGGGCGAGGGCACCTATGACCGCGTGGTGCTGGCCACCCCCGCCCCCACCACGGCGCTCCTGCTTAATGGCGTGGCCCCGCAGGCCTCGGCGGCGCTGCGCGGGGTGCGCCTGGCCAGCAGCGCGGTGGTGGGCATGAGGTTCGATTCCGCCGAGGGCCTGCCGGAGAAC of Corynebacterium sp. 21KM1197 contains these proteins:
- a CDS encoding heavy metal translocating P-type ATPase; this translates as MADEVAQAINQAKEAAAEAGFGDPQALGESGRKISLSFDLVGLTDAPEIAQIERALGEIPGVRARIVYHSAMAWITAPEGLVPNQIVEVCARFGVQAVLTDDALRRQSLYRAEDVAPGQVPRRLPRGKHGRRRAEAERRDLERARAAGFFHPDSVWPTPEPGAAREPRGAEKRAGDVLYTARDLITTPRLIVALLLTLPVVALSYIPQAQFPGWQWACALLSIPVVSWCAWPFHRALAGGVRRGAVALDGASSLAILAAFAWSVGTLLFTEAGSLGWRGTPDVFALTAQRFNEAELFFDVACGTTLLLLIGRKLSIQARSSLLDDLAAQRVEPQSQVVLVSHNRATGKPVMEEVSVSEINVGDDILVQPGQRIPVDGVVIGGSGTVRPGVVETVLPTSSGLVPVEVDSPVRAGAINVGQRIKVRVQRTGHRTRIAGVERWISGVNALQNTAVMLSTRSARLLIPAAVSVAVLSFAGWVLGTGNPALAFGTALAVLACVAPAALALSSALALRLGVETAARHGMLLREGAVMRRLQGVDTVIFNRVGALSHSDMTVETVTADVGENPDLVLRVAAALCLESEHTASRAIVHAARQARDHDSGGDIPHWIDVNHAHIDEDGTFHAQIDLPVRDAHGQHSRQVSASLWRPHNLSELSGRLADAAFSGGTPLVVRWNGRDRGVISLHDTVREDAAEAVAQLESMGLETMMLTRDAYPVGRRFARRLGISQVLAGISAGRKPYAVRGVHNRGARVAMVGDSSVSECLKVADVGVLIDAEAQLDKASRSESTGADVVLLRRDVSAIAQLMGLARKVCTVVDRNILFAWAYNAVAVVASVAGLLHPMAATVLMLAASLVIEARSNSVRKYPAA
- the hemE gene encoding uroporphyrinogen decarboxylase, which gives rise to MSSPARRLLHAAPLLDAAAGRTPTRTPVWFMRQAGRSLPEYRKVREGIAMLDSCFMPELLAEITLQPVRRHDVDAAILFSDIVVPLKAAGVGVDIVAGRGPVMEHPVRSRADVEALPPLEAPVPGLSEGIAGVLEELRADQVLIGFAGAPFTLASYLIEGGPSKAHQRTKALMHTEPETWHLLMDRLADTVVAFLRQQIEAGIDMLQLFDSWAGYLSQREYREFVLPYSTRIFSEVAQAGIPRIHFGVTTGELLGDMALAGPDVMGVDWRVPLDTAAERIHAVAGPKVLQGNLDPAMLFNGEEVLRAEVRRVKEEARRAVAAGHATGHIFNLGHGVLPDTPAEAITKAVALIHEEA
- a CDS encoding protoporphyrinogen oxidase, which encodes MRYAIIGAGLAGLTCAYEITRQDPQAAVEVYEAADRIGGKLLTVPFETGPVDMGAEAFVARDAAAVEFFQELGLGEHLVYPSALRSLLYTGGASVELPRDTLMGIPATSAAVAHLVGEETARRIDAEATAPAIAWEPGAEVSVGALVRERYGDEVADRCVSALLGGVYSCAADDLGLRATIPALAEAMDDLACAGTPVTLSGAVAAVLERRPGGTLDKPVFATFAGGYAELYEALAQRCAERGAQIYVDAFVAGLGRSGPGFNLKGAGEGTYDRVVLATPAPTTALLLNGVAPQASAALRGVRLASSAVVGMRFDSAEGLPENSGVLVAADEPGIRVKAFTLSSKKWPHLDARGGAVVRASFGRLGQDDLVRAEEDDLVDYALDDLQKITGFDGRAAGLSEIFVQRWFGGLPCYGPEHLDTVARVRAALAEVPGVDVTGAWVGGVGVPAVLRDARAAGERVSE